In Brassica rapa cultivar Chiifu-401-42 chromosome A06, CAAS_Brap_v3.01, whole genome shotgun sequence, a single window of DNA contains:
- the LOC103873558 gene encoding protein NRT1/ PTR FAMILY 2.10, with protein sequence MKSRVIHSHRERRDKHNYTQIETMERKPFDVETTEDHKPYSSVDGGGSDSVDSFEDEQKKLVYRGWKVMPFIIGNETFEKIGIIGTLSNLLVYLTSVFNLKSVTAATIINAFSGTINFGTFLAAFLCDTYFGRYKTLSVAVIACFLGSLVILLTAAVPGLHPIPCGTQSSCQGPSEGQIAFLLMGLALLVVGAGGIRPCNLAFGADQFNPKSESGKKGINSFFNWYFFTFTFAQIISLTLVVYIQSNVSWTIGLSIPVGLMFLACVIFFAGHKLYVKVKASGSPLAGIGHVIAAAIKKRGLKPVKQPWIDLYNHIPHDYANSTLKYTDQLRFLDKAAIMTPEDKLNSDGTASDPWKLCTMQKVEEVKCILRVIPIWFACAIYYLAISMQMTYPVFQALQSDRRLGSGGFKIPAATYVVFLMSGMTVFIIIYDRVLVPSLKRVTGLDTGITLLQRIGAGIFFAVLSLLVSGFIEERRRTFALTRPTLGSEPRTGEISSMSAMWLIPQLVLAGVAEAFAAIGQMEFYYKQFPENMKSFAGSIFYVGGGVSSYLASFLISTVHRTTEHSPTGNWLAEDLNKAKLDYFYFMLTGLMFVNFLYFLLMARWYRYKGTHDEVSYVVDTVDEETKQQDKNSV encoded by the exons ATGAAGAGCAGAGTCATCCACAGCCATAGGGAGAGAAGAGATAAGCATAATTACACACAGATTGAAACAATGGAGAGAAAGCCCTTTGATGTTGAGACAACTGAGGATCACAAACCCTACTCCTCCGTCGATGGCGGTGGTTCTGATTCGGTCGATTCATTTGAAGACGAGCAGAAAAAGCTCGTTTATAGAGGCTGGAAAGTCATGCCCTTTATCATTG GTAATGAGACATTTGAGAAGATAGGGATCATTGGGACACTATCAAACCTTCTGGTGTACCTAACTTCAGTATTCAACCTTAAGAGTGTTACAGCTGCAACCATCATCAACGCCTTCAGTGGCACTATCAACTTCGGCACTTTCCTCGCTGCTTTCCTCTGCGACACTTACTTTGGTCGCTACAAGACTCTCTCTGTTGCTGTCATCGCCTGTTTTCTG GGATCGCTTGTGATACTACTGACGGCTGCAGTTCCAGGATTGCACCCCATTCCTTGTGGAACACAAAGTTCTTGCCAAGGCCCAAGCGAGGGCCAGATTGCGTTTCTTCTGATGGGTTTAGCGCTTCTTGTGGTGGGTGCTGGTGGAATCAGGCCGTGTAACTTGGCCTTTGGTGCTGACCAGTTCAACCCCAAGTCAGAATCTGGAAAGAAAGGAATCAACAGTTTCTTCAACTGGTACTTCTTCACTTTCACGTTCGCGCAGATCATCTCTCTCACGCTAGTTGTGTACATCCAGTCAAATGTGAGCTGGACCATCGGTTTGAGTATCCCTGTGGGTCTTATGTTCTTGGCCTGCGTCATTTTCTTTGCTGGTCACAAACTCTATGTGAAAGTGAAAGCCTCTGGTAGTCCATTGGCTGGTATAGGTCATGTTATAGCCGCAGCGATCAAGAAACGTGGCTTGAAGCCAGTTAAGCAGCCTTGGATCGATCTTTACAACCACATTCCTCATGACTATGCAAACTCTACTCTTAAATACACCGACCAGCTTAG GTTTCTAGACAAAGCAGCGATTATGACCCCTGAGGACAAGTTGAACTCGGATGGAACGGCTTCGGATCCATGGAAACTATGTACGATGCAGAAAGTGGAAGAAGTGAAATGCATTTTAAGAGTGATTCCAATCTGGTTCGCATGCGCCATTTACTACCTTGCAATAAGTATGCAAATGACTTATCCAGTCTTCCAAGCGCTCCAGAGCGACAGGAGATTAGGTTCAGGTGGCTTCAAGATTCCAGCCGCCACCTATGTCGTGTTCTTGATGTCTGGTATGACGGTTTTCATCATAATCTACGACCGTGTCCTCGTCCCCTCGCTCAAAAGAGTGACCGGTCTAGACACGGGGATAACACTCTTACAAAGAATAGGAGCTGGCATTTTCTTTGCGGTGTTGAGTTTATTGGTCTCCGGGTTCATAGAGGAACGTAGAAGAACCTTTGCGCTGACACGACCTACGCTGGGGTCGGAGCCTCGAACAGGAGAGATCTCCTCAATGTCAGCGATGTGGCTGATTCCGCAGCTGGTGCTTGCAGGGGTAGCAGAAGCTTTTGCAGCCATTGGGCAAATGGAGTTTTACTACAAGCAGTTTCCTGAAAACATGAAGAGCTTTGCGGGTTCTATCTTCTATGTCGGTGGAGGAGTTTCTAGCTACCTCGCTAGCTTCTTGATCTCGACTGTTCATAGAACAACTGAGCATTCACCTACGGGGAATTGGTTAGCTGAGGATCTGAACAAAGCGAAGCTGGACTACTTCTATTTCATGCTCACAGGACTCATGTTCGTTAACTTTCTTTACTTCTTGTTAATGGCTAGATGGTATAGATACAAAGGCACTCATGATGAAGTCAGTTATGTGGTTGACACTGTTGACGAAGAGACAAAGCAACAAGACAAGAACTCTGTCTGA
- the LOC103873560 gene encoding dnaJ homolog subfamily B member 1: MGMDYYNILKVNHNAREDDLKKAYKRLAMIWHPDKNPSARRDEAESKFKRISEAYDVLSDPQKRQIYDLYGEEGLKSGKIPSSSEASSSWRTPQFHHQHRPHPPNAASFRFNPRDADDIYAEIFGSEGGGGGHRTFRNGHFNTGRSSELRKAPAVENPLPCSLEDLCKGAKKKMRLSRNVYDASGKMRVVEEILPIEIKPGWKKGTKLTFPEKGNEEPGIIPADIIFVVEEKPHPVFKRDGNDLVFSQEITLLEALTGKSIDLITLDGRTLMIPLTDIINPDHEIVVPNEGMSISKEPGRKGNLRLKLNVRYPLKLTAEQKSELKRVLGGVL, translated from the exons atgggtaTGGATTACTACAATATACTGAAGGTGAACCACAACGCGAGGGAGGATGATCTGAAGAAAGCTTACAAGCGTCTGGCCATGATCTGGCATCCCGACAAGAATCCTTCGGCAAGGCGAGACGAAGCAGAGTCCAAATTCAAACGGATCTCCGAGGCCTACGACGTTCTCTCCGACCCTCAGAAGCGCCAGATCTACGACCTTTACGGCGAGGAAGGCCTCAAATCTGGCAAAATCCCCTCTTCCTCGGAGGCTTCCTCCTCCTGGAGAACGCCGCAGTTTCACCACCAGCACAGGCCGCATCCGCCGAACGCCGCGTCCTTCCGTTTCAACCCTAGAGACGCAGATGATATCTACGCCGAGATCTTTGGTTCTgaaggcggaggaggaggacacAGAACGTTCAGGAACGGTCATTTCAACACGGGTCGTAGCAGTGAGCTTAGGAAAGCTCCAGCTGTTGAGAATCCCTTGCCCTGTAGTTTGGAGGATCTCTGCAAAGGTGCCAAGAAGAAGATGCGCTTATCCAGAAACGTTTACGATGCTTCTGG taaaATGAGGGTCGTGGAGGAAATATTGCCCATAGAAATAAAACCAGGTTGGAAGAAAGGCACGAAGCTCACTTTCCCTGAGAAAGGCAACGAAGAGCCTGGAATCATACCGGCAGATATCATCTTCGTGGTTGAAGAGAAGCCGCACCCTGTTTTCAAGCGTGACGGAAACGACCTTGTGTTCAGTCAGGAGATCACTCTACTTGAAGCACTCACTGGTAAGTCTATTGACCTGATCACGCTTGATGGAAGGACCCTCATGATCCCTCTAACCGATATCATCAACCCTGATCACGAGATTGTGGTTCCGAACGAAGGAATGTCTATCTCTAAAGAACCTGGGAGAAAAGGTAACCTGAGATTGAAGCTTAACGTGAGATATCCGTTGAAGCTGACGGCGGAGCAGAAATCCGAGCTGAAGAGAGTTCTTGGTGGGGTTTTATGA